In Torulaspora delbrueckii CBS 1146 chromosome 1, complete genome, one genomic interval encodes:
- the HBT1 gene encoding Hbt1p (similar to Saccharomyces cerevisiae YNL195C and HBT1 (YDL223C); ancestral locus Anc_2.54) translates to MLNLFFLFKCSKTEEKKTENEREGYPVDAFQEFKKNDQKNDTGFHSTGSYDRILGEGQDDVNTAERLPGSYDASTAGKNATSTSTTKPVQSDLGQSRTQKTHQPVQTDFGQSRTQQTSQHGRDNDPENVSGMYNMNLGEKTNITTGQTKGGHRVDQPLESYIPGVGRSNKASEAMFPHTSETQGGHHISHKDDKPLESYIPGVGRNNHPTEHAAAQQGNVGHAESHQARSGNYSEPHLGKNVTEQHQSKNHTSTPHIPGTGVITEPSQPMSKQKYDPKQNTAYKMDPQQTPHLTQKTAMPGFNYGNKTNAAGGTDTIDRASVPKPAHLNPSPDSGANAPVRRDSRTVNQFHEPDSQRGPSQHVVREEKETVIDFPAHSYDAGKGEGQQKHSTLDPNAGNFGQEAKHHHQIPEEREPTQKKTGIFGHESHGSQHGKQAPAHEAREAGVFGHESHGTQHEKAHDLGREPEGKKTNVFGHESHIQRDTKGADLNASEKSPKSGPTLFGKTINFGGSHKDDTHRDTTHKDASHKAGTGNTATKIGHVNTPNVESKHLPSKVATMEDQPVKSSTGHEGLTKNRTKSIGSEEAGSYAREVGNHPSLVDPRLPTYREKDETFSPADRESGDYKKETFTSAGHGSGDHHKDTFTSSGHGSGDHHKDTFTSSGHGSGDHHKDTFTSSGHGSGDHHKDTFTSTGHGSGDHHKDTSSSTGYGSGGHQKDTSTSTGHGSGDHQKDTFTPAGLGSGDYKVTTKETTYTRKFRLAMKRTSLVVNNIMVNNTCPPNHQSRKVEGSIPTHISLNLSHVLIRRNKNNMHLKGNMRNIPILA, encoded by the coding sequence ATGTTGAatttattcttcttgtttaaATGCAGTAAaacagaggaaaagaagacaGAGAACGAGCGTGAAGGATACCCAGTGGACgcttttcaagaattcaagaagaacgacCAGAAAAATGATACAGGATTCCATTCCACTGGTAGCTATGATCGTATTCTAGGTGAAGGTCAAGATGATGTCAATACTGCTGAAAGATTGCCAGGTTCTTACGATGCTTCTACTGCTGGTAAGAATGCTACTTCAACAAGCACTACCAAGCCAGTGCAGTCCGATTTGGGTCAGTCTAGAACACAAAAGACTCACCAGCCAGTTCAGACCGACTTCGGTCAGTCTAGGACACAACAGACTTCTCAGCATGGTCGTGATAACGATCCAGAGAACGTCTCTGGTATGTACAACATGAACCTAGGTGAAAAGACCAACATTACAACTGGTCAAACTAAGGGCGGGCACAGAGTTGATCAGCCGTTGGAATCGTACATTCCTGGTGTTGGTCGCTCCAACAAGGCCTCGGAAGCTATGTTCCCACATACTTCCGAAACGCAAGGTGGTCACCATATTTCGCATAAGGATGATAAACCTTTGGAATCCTACATTCCCGGTGTTGGTAGAAATAACCATCCAACAGAACATGCTGCGGCACAGCAAGGTAACGTAGGTCACGCTGAGTCCCATCAGGCTCGCTCCGGCAACTACTCGGAGCCTCATCTTGGTAAAAATGTGACCGAACAGCATCAATCGAAGAACCATACTTCCACACCTCATATTCCAGGTACAGGTGTGATTACCGAACCTTCACAACCAATGTCGAAGCAAAAGTATGATCCTAAACAGAACACGGCTTACAAGATGGACCCTCAACAGACCCCACACTTGACTCAAAAGACTGCTATGCCAGGATTTAACTACGGTAACAAGACGAATGCAGCAGGCGGTACTGACACGATTGATCGCGCTAGTGTTCCCAAGCCAGCACACTTGAATCCAAGTCCCGACTCTGGTGCTAATGCACCTGTTCGTCGTGACTCAAGGACAGTTAACCAGTTCCATGAGCCTGATTCTCAACGTGGCCCCTCCCAACATGTGGTTAGGGAGGAAAAAGAAACAGTGATTGATTTCCCTGCTCACTCTTATGATGCCGGTAAGGGAGAAGGGCAACAAAAGCACTCGACGTTGGATCCAAACGCGGGCAATTTCGGACAGGAAGCTAAGCACCATCACCAAATCCCTGAGGAACGCGAACCtactcaaaagaagacagGCATCTTCGGACATGAATCTCATGGTTCCCAACATGGAAAGCAGGCACCCGCTCATGAAGCTAGAGAGGCGGGCGTCTTCGGACACGAGTCTCACGGCACTCAGCATGAGAAAGCTCATGATTTGGGTAGAGAGCCTGAGGGCAAGAAGACCAATGTCTTCGGGCATGAATCTCACATTCAGAGAGATACTAAAGGCGCTGATTTGAATGCTAGTGAGAAATCTCCAAAATCAGGTCCAACTTTGTTCGGCAAGACCATCAACTTTGGCGGGTCTCACAAGGATGACACCCACAGGGATACTACCCATAAGGATGCCTCCCATAAGGCTGGAACTGGCAATACAGCTACAAAGATTGGTCATGTGAATACTCCAAATGTTGAGAGTAAGCATCTTCCTTCCAAGGTTGCTACTATGGAAGATCAGCCAGTTAAGTCTTCAACCGGACATGAAGGTTTAACTAAGAACAGAACCAAGAGTATTGGTTCCGAAGAAGCTGGGTCGTATGCTCGCGAAGTTGGTAACCATCCTAGTTTAGTCGACCCACGTCTTCCAACTTACCGTGAAAAGGATGAGACTTTTAGCCCAGCAGATCGTGAGAGTGGTGACTATAAGAAGGAGACTTTTACCTCAGCTGGTCATGGCAGTGGTGACCACCACAAGGATACTTTCACCTCAAGTGGTCATGGCAGTGGTGACCACCACAAGGATACTTTCACCTCAAGTGGTCATGGCAGTGGTGACCACCACAAGGATACTTTCACCTCAAGTGGTCATGGCAGTGGTGACCACCACAAGGATACTTTCACCTCAACTGGTCATGGCAGTGGTGACCACCACAAGGAtacttcttcctcaactGGTTACGGCAGTGGTGGCCACCAGAAGGATACTTCTACCTCAACTGGTCATGGCAGTGGTGACCACCAGAAGGATACTTTTACACCAGCTGGTCTTGGTAGTGGTGACTATAAGGtcaccaccaaagaaaCAACTTACACCAGAAAGTTTCGGTTGGCGATGAAGCGAACCAGTCTCGTGGTGAACAACATCATGGTGAACAACACATGTCCCCCCAACCACCAATCGAGGAAGGTAGAGGGGAGCATACCTACTCATATCAGCCTGAATCTGTCCCACGTTCTCATTCgaaggaacaagaacaacatGCACCTCAAGGGGAACATGAGGAACATTCCAATCCTGGCCTAA
- the TDEL0A00960 gene encoding SUR7/PalI family protein (similar to Saccharomyces cerevisiae FMP45 (YDL222C) and YNL194C; ancestral locus Anc_2.55), with protein MIFKKFVHALTFIFLLGAGLLTFFLILSGGRPGGTLKNFYWFEGNTSGFNDAPDVTRWYNYRWCGYSDGQTSDCSSTVPAQAFSPRDNFGRSDEMPSSFLNNRNTYYYLSRVAWAMLLIGLVFIVGAIIPAVVMIFKTITVMAIWSTVSTWIAFFFILLAACLYTGCYAKAKNAFSDSNRSSKLGAKNFAFLWTTVFLLLVNTIWSTITVVLHGMNKFRDYKESDHYAGGAGGYNNASSMDTTHNDKSTYDSDKHHSDRTFFTRLRTKKKMMQTQEPGEQPEEVQYVTRDFVSQPTGNNNTQQTTGQGTGQPTAV; from the coding sequence ATgattttcaaaaagtttGTACATGCGTTAACATTTATCTTTCTACTGGGGGCTGGGTTGCTCAcctttttcttgattttgtcGGGGGGACGTCCGGGAGGgactttgaagaatttctaCTGGTTTGAGGGGAATACGAGTGGGTTCAATGATGCACCAGATGTCACTCGGTGGTACAATTACCGTTGGTGTGGCTACAGTGATGGACAGACGAGTGATTGTTCTAGTACGGTGCCAGCGCAGGCGTTCTCACCACGTGACAATTTTGGCCGCAGTGATGAGATGCCTAGTAGTTTCTTGAACAACAGGAACACGTACTATTATCTGTCACGTGTGGCATGGGCGATGTTGTTGATCGGGTTGGTGTTCATCGTGGGCGCCATCATTCCGGCGGTTGTTATGATTTTCAAGACTATCACAGTGATGGCTATTTGGTCGACTGTGTCCACTTGGATTgcgttcttcttcattctgCTGGCTGCGTGTCTCTACACCGGTTGCTATGCCAAAGCCAAGAATGCATTCAGTGACTCGAACCGTTCTTCCAAGTTGGGGGCAAAGAATTTCGCGTTTTTGTGGACGACAGTGTTTCTGTTGCTTGTAAACACCATCTGGTCCACGATTACAGTGGTCTTGCACGGTATGAACAAGTTCCGTGACTACAAAGAATCGGATCATTACGCTGGAGGCGCTGGTGGTTATAACAACGCAAGCTCGATGGACACCACGCACAACGACAAGTCTACATATGACAGTGACAAGCATCATTCGGACAGAACCTTCTTTACTCGTTTgagaacaaagaagaagatgatgcaaACTCAAGAACCCGGTGAACAGccagaagaagttcaatATGTCACGCGTGACTTCGTCAGTCAACCGACAGGAAACAACAATACACAGCAGACTACAGGCCAAGGAACTGGTCAACCAACTGCTGTCTAA